The following are from one region of the Amylibacter sp. IMCC11727 genome:
- a CDS encoding tripartite tricarboxylate transporter permease, with the protein MEFIFYFGEVFTFTSFGLLLLGTIFGLILGATPGLSPTMAVALAIPFTFKLEPAQGLILLGALYTSTVAGGAVSAILLKIPGAPANIATTLDGHTLAKKGEGARALQVSFLASLFGGVIGVLLLIFLTPVLASWALAFGPSESFWVAILGVTIIGTLGGGSVVKGLLAGCIGLWLSTIGFDDILGTQRFIFHSSLSGGINIIAALIGLFAIPQVISMFAKGRQAQDMEVIDVKPHPLVASIRETIGSIRALGIGTTVGSIIGLIPGVGGQIAGLVAYDQSKNFSPDREKFGTGHPEGIIAAESANNAMVGPSLVPLLTLSIPGSPTAAVLLGGLIIHGIFPGPNIFRDYPAVVWPFINSMLIGQILMCIFGLMIAGYAARIARVPSHIMAAIVLALAVFGSYSVQTSMNDVYVMMILGVGMYFLERYGYSAAPLVLGLILGPIAEGSFVEGAMIANAQNGIATYFLTGTLNMVLILMVLASISYSVWLELRNRKAGAAS; encoded by the coding sequence ATGGAATTTATCTTTTACTTTGGTGAAGTGTTTACATTCACGTCATTTGGATTGCTGCTACTTGGCACGATTTTTGGCCTGATTTTGGGCGCGACACCGGGCCTCTCCCCCACTATGGCGGTTGCGTTGGCAATTCCGTTTACATTCAAACTGGAACCCGCACAGGGCCTGATCCTGCTTGGCGCACTTTATACGTCTACGGTCGCGGGCGGCGCGGTATCAGCAATCCTTTTGAAAATTCCAGGAGCCCCCGCTAACATCGCCACCACACTCGATGGCCACACCCTTGCGAAAAAAGGCGAAGGCGCACGCGCTTTGCAGGTCTCGTTTCTAGCATCGCTATTTGGCGGCGTGATCGGCGTTTTGCTTCTGATTTTCTTGACCCCAGTACTCGCGTCTTGGGCGTTGGCCTTTGGCCCATCCGAGAGCTTTTGGGTCGCAATCCTTGGGGTTACAATCATCGGAACGCTGGGCGGTGGATCAGTGGTCAAAGGGTTGCTCGCAGGCTGCATAGGTCTGTGGCTGTCCACTATCGGTTTTGACGATATTCTGGGCACGCAGCGGTTCATCTTCCACTCCTCCTTGTCAGGTGGGATTAACATCATCGCAGCACTGATCGGCCTGTTTGCAATCCCGCAAGTCATTTCCATGTTCGCCAAAGGCCGCCAAGCGCAAGACATGGAAGTCATCGACGTCAAACCACACCCGCTCGTCGCATCTATCCGCGAAACAATTGGCTCCATCCGCGCCCTTGGCATCGGCACAACGGTTGGGTCCATCATCGGCCTGATCCCAGGGGTCGGTGGCCAAATTGCTGGTCTTGTGGCTTATGACCAATCCAAAAACTTCTCTCCAGATCGCGAAAAATTCGGCACGGGCCACCCCGAGGGTATCATTGCCGCAGAAAGCGCGAACAACGCCATGGTGGGGCCATCGCTTGTCCCGCTGCTAACGCTTTCTATCCCAGGCAGCCCAACTGCCGCCGTGTTGCTTGGCGGATTGATCATTCACGGCATTTTTCCTGGCCCAAACATCTTTCGCGATTACCCCGCGGTCGTTTGGCCATTCATCAACTCCATGCTCATCGGCCAAATCCTGATGTGTATCTTTGGCCTGATGATCGCAGGTTACGCCGCCCGCATCGCCCGCGTGCCTTCGCACATTATGGCCGCTATCGTGCTCGCGCTCGCCGTATTCGGCAGCTATTCGGTGCAAACCTCCATGAACGATGTCTACGTGATGATGATCCTCGGCGTCGGTATGTATTTTCTCGAACGCTACGGCTACTCCGCCGCACCCCTTGTGCTTGGCCTGATCCTTGGCCCCATCGCAGAAGGCAGCTTTGTTGAAGGCGCAATGATCGCAAACGCACAAAACGGCATTGCCACCTATTTCCTGACTGGCACGCTCAACATGGTGCTGATCCTCATGGTCCTTGCCTCCATCAGCTATTCTGTTTGGTTGGAACTGCGCAATCGCAAAGCGGGAGCAGCATCATGA
- a CDS encoding substrate-binding domain-containing protein, whose product MAGKQSGKVDIVAVAKAAKVSASTVSRTFNHPDLVNPATRKKIDRTIRRLGYIRNRAAQAMHGKRSSTVGLVVPTIDHAIFAELVQSFSETLEAAGFTILMTSHGYDLEREYAVVRKLLEHRVDGVALIGLEHSDETYRLLEQQELPTLAVWNFDKASRVSCVGAENMLAGRMAAEHLLELGHRDIGAVFPNTQGNDRSFDRLRGAKAALSEAGITVPENRQWTTPYSVAQAKAVCLEILAKTDRPSALLCGNDVIAQGCLYAAAQRGLRVPQDLSVMGIGDFKGSKDIEPALSTVRLPAQTIGERAAKLIVRLIAGEKTEITREAFPPKLMERVSTRRLETTGVR is encoded by the coding sequence ATGGCGGGAAAACAATCAGGTAAGGTGGATATTGTTGCGGTGGCAAAGGCTGCAAAGGTGTCTGCTTCGACGGTGTCGCGCACGTTCAATCACCCTGATTTGGTGAATCCAGCGACTCGCAAAAAGATCGACCGAACAATTAGACGGCTCGGGTATATCCGAAATCGGGCGGCTCAGGCGATGCACGGGAAACGCTCTAGTACGGTTGGGCTTGTGGTTCCGACAATTGATCACGCGATATTTGCCGAATTGGTGCAGTCGTTTTCCGAAACGTTGGAGGCAGCAGGCTTTACGATTCTGATGACGTCACACGGGTACGATCTGGAGCGTGAATACGCTGTTGTGCGAAAACTGTTGGAACATCGCGTTGACGGTGTTGCATTGATCGGTTTGGAGCATTCTGACGAAACCTATCGATTGTTGGAGCAGCAGGAACTGCCCACTTTGGCGGTTTGGAATTTTGACAAGGCATCGCGCGTGTCCTGCGTGGGTGCAGAAAACATGTTGGCAGGGCGCATGGCTGCAGAGCATTTGTTGGAGCTGGGGCATCGCGACATCGGCGCTGTTTTTCCAAATACGCAAGGCAATGACCGGTCGTTCGACCGTTTGCGTGGCGCGAAAGCCGCGCTGTCGGAAGCTGGAATTACGGTGCCCGAAAATCGCCAGTGGACGACCCCTTACAGTGTCGCGCAGGCCAAAGCGGTGTGTCTGGAAATTTTGGCGAAGACGGATAGACCGAGCGCGCTGTTATGTGGCAACGATGTGATCGCGCAGGGGTGTTTGTATGCTGCCGCGCAAAGGGGCCTGCGTGTTCCCCAAGATCTGAGCGTGATGGGGATTGGCGATTTTAAAGGGTCCAAAGATATCGAACCTGCTCTGAGCACTGTGCGACTGCCTGCACAGACCATTGGTGAAAGAGCCGCGAAGCTTATCGTGCGCTTAATAGCAGGCGAAAAAACGGAAATAACCCGAGAAGCCTTTCCCCCAAAGCTTATGGAGCGTGTCAGCACGCGGCGTTTAGAGACCACGGGCGTTCGATAA
- the istB gene encoding IS21-like element helper ATPase IstB, producing MNDTPDILLGHHLKKLKLPTILREYEKVARQCAAEGLDHIQFLLRLIEQELIDRERRMVERRIKAAKFPAPKNLDSFDFKAIPALNKVQVLDLARCGWIERRENVIALGPSGTGKTHVALGLGLAACQKGLPVRFITAAALVHELIEARDEKRLLRLQKQMLAPKLLIIDELGFVPLSKTGAELLFELISQRYERSSTLITSNLPFEEWTETFGSERLTGALLDRLTHHVSILEMNGESYRLAQSRKTTKKS from the coding sequence ATGAACGATACCCCCGATATCCTGCTGGGCCATCACCTCAAGAAGCTCAAGCTGCCCACCATTTTGCGTGAGTATGAGAAGGTGGCTCGCCAATGCGCTGCCGAAGGGTTGGATCATATCCAGTTCTTGCTCCGCCTGATCGAACAGGAACTGATCGACCGCGAGCGGCGCATGGTGGAGCGCCGGATCAAAGCCGCAAAGTTCCCCGCGCCGAAGAACCTGGACAGCTTCGACTTCAAGGCAATCCCGGCTCTCAACAAGGTGCAGGTGCTGGACCTGGCCCGCTGCGGCTGGATCGAGCGCCGGGAGAATGTCATTGCTCTGGGACCCTCTGGTACGGGCAAAACCCATGTCGCCCTCGGTCTTGGACTGGCGGCCTGCCAAAAGGGATTGCCCGTGCGCTTCATCACCGCCGCCGCGCTCGTGCACGAACTGATCGAAGCACGCGACGAGAAACGCCTCCTGCGTCTGCAAAAACAGATGTTGGCCCCAAAGCTGCTGATCATCGACGAACTGGGCTTCGTGCCCCTCAGCAAAACCGGCGCGGAACTGCTCTTCGAGCTGATCTCGCAGCGCTATGAGCGATCCTCGACCCTGATCACCAGCAATCTGCCCTTTGAGGAATGGACCGAGACCTTCGGCTCAGAACGCCTCACCGGCGCGCTACTCGACAGACTGACCCACCATGTCTCCATCCTGGAGATGAATGGCGAAAGCTACCGCCTCGCACAGAGCCGGAAAACCACCAAAAAATCCTGA
- the istA gene encoding IS21 family transposase, protein MYTVEVYLQVRRAHFDEGRSQRSIARDFGLARGTVRKMCAYPVPPGYQRVQDIRRPKLDGFTDKIDQWLLEDLDRPKKQRHTVKRIHERLREEEGFTGGYTTVKDYVRAHRRVSREMFIPLSHPPGHGQADFGEAVAVIGGVEQKLHFFAFDLPHSDACYIRAYPAATSEAWMDGHVHAFAFFGAVPLSVVYDNDSCLVAKIEADGRRRRTQMFTEMLSHYLFDDRYGRPGKGNDKGNVEGLVGWSRRNMMVPLPEFPDIESFNVWLEEQCRKRQSAILHGHTETIDERLQRDLAAMRSLPSAPYEACAKATGRVSSQSLVRYKTNDYSVPSTYGFRDVTIRAFVDVVEIGCGGAIIARHPRCYEREQMVFNPVHYFALLERKPGALDQAAPLANWEMPEELQTLRRLMEARQARQGRREFVQVLRLLESFELPVLCAAVRVALQKRAIAFDAIKHLALCQVERRPARLDLSLYPYLPRAEVSTTKPSSYMALLSEGAV, encoded by the coding sequence ATTTACACCGTGGAAGTCTATTTGCAGGTGCGCCGCGCGCATTTTGATGAGGGGCGCAGTCAGCGCTCGATTGCTCGGGATTTTGGTTTGGCGCGTGGCACAGTGAGGAAGATGTGCGCCTATCCTGTGCCGCCGGGCTATCAGCGCGTTCAGGATATTCGGCGCCCCAAGCTTGACGGTTTCACCGACAAGATCGATCAGTGGCTTCTTGAAGATCTGGATCGCCCGAAGAAGCAGCGCCATACGGTGAAGCGGATCCATGAGCGTCTTCGCGAAGAAGAAGGGTTCACGGGCGGGTATACGACGGTGAAGGACTACGTTCGCGCGCACCGCCGTGTCTCGCGTGAGATGTTCATTCCGCTGTCGCACCCGCCGGGTCATGGTCAAGCTGATTTTGGCGAAGCGGTTGCGGTGATCGGCGGGGTCGAGCAGAAGCTGCACTTCTTTGCCTTTGATCTGCCCCATAGCGATGCCTGCTACATCCGGGCCTATCCTGCGGCCACGTCGGAGGCTTGGATGGACGGACACGTTCATGCCTTTGCGTTCTTCGGCGCGGTGCCGCTGTCGGTGGTTTACGACAATGACAGCTGCCTGGTTGCGAAGATCGAGGCGGATGGCCGCCGTCGCCGGACACAGATGTTCACCGAGATGCTGTCGCATTACCTGTTTGACGACCGTTACGGCCGTCCGGGCAAGGGCAATGACAAGGGGAATGTGGAAGGCCTGGTTGGCTGGTCGCGGCGCAACATGATGGTGCCGCTGCCGGAGTTCCCTGACATCGAGAGCTTCAACGTGTGGCTGGAAGAGCAATGCCGCAAGCGGCAGTCGGCCATCCTGCATGGGCACACGGAGACCATTGACGAACGGCTGCAACGCGACCTTGCGGCAATGCGGTCCTTGCCATCCGCACCCTATGAGGCCTGTGCCAAGGCCACCGGTCGCGTGAGTTCACAATCCCTGGTGCGCTATAAGACGAATGACTACTCGGTGCCCAGCACCTACGGCTTCCGGGATGTGACGATCCGGGCCTTTGTGGATGTGGTTGAGATCGGCTGTGGCGGCGCGATCATCGCGCGCCATCCTCGTTGCTATGAACGCGAGCAAATGGTCTTCAACCCGGTGCATTATTTTGCCCTGTTGGAGCGCAAGCCCGGCGCGCTGGATCAAGCTGCGCCCCTGGCCAATTGGGAGATGCCAGAGGAACTGCAAACCCTGCGCCGCCTGATGGAAGCGCGCCAAGCCCGGCAGGGACGGCGGGAGTTTGTTCAGGTTCTGCGGCTCTTGGAAAGCTTTGAGCTTCCGGTTCTGTGCGCGGCGGTACGCGTGGCGTTGCAAAAGCGGGCCATAGCCTTTGATGCGATCAAACATCTTGCACTGTGTCAGGTCGAGCGCCGACCCGCCCGGCTTGATCTGTCGCTCTACCCCTATCTTCCGAGAGCGGAGGTCTCGACGACCAAGCCGTCCAGCTACATGGCGCTCCTGTCGGAGGGCGCGGTATGA